The Streptomyces tubercidicus DNA segment ACCACTGGTGCGCCAGTTCGTGCGCGACCAGGCGTTCCCAGGTACGTGTGCCGTCTAGGTGGTTGGCGCCGAAGGTGGCCAGACCCTGGGCCTCCACCGGGACCTCCAGATCCTCGTCGGCGACCACCACGGTGTACTCCCCGAAGGGATAGCGGCCGAAGGTGTCCTCGAAGTACTCCATCATGAGGGGCTGCCGGGCGAAGTCCTCGGCGAACAGGGGAATCAACCGGTCGGGCACATAGGCGGTCTGTGGCACGGCCCGGCGGGCGCGCCGCGGCTCCGGCGGTTGGCCGCTGTCCGGCTCCGACCGGTGCGGTTCGGGTGTCGGCGCCGGGTCGTGGACGAGCGATACGGGCCTGTATTTGCCGATGGAGACGGTCACCAGATAACTGGACGTGGGTGCCGACTGCTCGTACACCCAGGTGGTGCGGCTCGCCCGGGTGGTGCGGGAGAGCAGCCGGCCACCGGCGACCACTGTGTACGGGGACGGGGCGGTGACCGAGATCCGGTACGACGCCTTGTCCGCCGGCCGGTCGTTGCAGGGGTACCAGGACGGCGCGCCGACCGGCTGACTGGCGACCAGCGCGCCGTCGGTCAGCTCCTCCCAGCCCAGGCCGCCCCACTGGCTGTCCGTCGGCTGCGGGTTGCCCGTATAGCGCACCTCGACCGTGAACGCCTCACCGGGGGTGAGCGGCCTCGGCGGGCGGATGTGCAGCTTGCCCATCCGGTGCCGGTAGCGCGCCCGCCGCCCGTTCACCAGCAAGCGGCCGATCCGGAATCCGGCCAGGTCGAGGGCGAATTCGGGCAGCGGCTCGGAGCCTGCCACGGCGTTGAGCCGGGCGCTGGCGTGCAGCCGGTTGGGCAGCGGCCAGTATTCCAGGGCCAGTTCGTAGTGCTGCACCCGATAGCGGACGTCCCCGTGGGCGGGGAAGTAGGGGTCCGCGCCGGCAGCGGCGCCCTGCTCGGAACTCAACGGTCTCCTGCTCCCTTGGGGCGGACCGGCCGACGGCTGGGGCGGACCGGCCGACGGTGCCTCGTCGCGCGGTGCCGCATGGCCGCCGTCACCATGCCTCGATCGGGTTGCCCAGCCACCTGGTGCCGGCCGGGACGGTCTCCGCGCCCATCACCAGCGACGCCGGGCCGAGGGTGCTGCGGGCGCCGATGGTGCTGCCGGGCAGCACGATGCCGCCGGGGCCGAGAGTCGCCCCCTCGCGCAGCATCACGGTGTCCATCCGCATGATCCGGTCGTGAAAGAGATGGGTCTGCAGCACACAGCCCCGGTTGACGCTCACCGCGGCCTCCAAGGTGACCAGGTCGGCCTCCGGCAGCCAGTAGCTTTCGCACCATACGCCCCGGCCGACGCCGGCACCCAGACCGCGCAGCCAGAGGTTCATCAACGGCGTGCCCGGCACCGCACCGACCAGCCACGGCACCGCCAGCATCTCGACGAAGGTGTCCGCGAGCTCGGCACGCCACACGAACCGGCTCCACAGCGGCCGCTCCACCGCACGGAACCGCCCCACCAGCAGCCATTTGGCGGCCATGGACACTCCACAGGCGACGGCACCGGCGGCCAGCAGCACCAGGCCGGACAGCAGCGCCGCCAGTGCGGGGGAGCCGGTGGTGGCCAGGAGAGCCAGTGCGGCCAGGGTCAGGGTGCCCAGAGCCGCGGAGACCAGTACGGGCAGCAGCCGGCACGCCTCGACCAGTCCTCGTGCCCACACCAGCCGGGCCGGAGGGTCATAGGTCCGGCTCTGGTCGGCGGCGGTGGCCGAGCGCGGCAGCCGGATCGGCGGCATGCCCAGATAGGAGCTGCCCTTCTTCGCCTTCTTCGGTGTGGCGGACAGCACCCCCACCAGGCCCCCTTCGGGGACGGCGCGTCCCGACGCGGTCATCCCCGAGTTCCCCAGGAAGGCCCGCTCGCCGATCTTCGCCACGCCGATCCGCAGCCAGCCGCCGCCCAGCGCGTACGGGGCGACCAGCGCGTCATCGGCCAGGAAGGCCCGGTCGCCGACCCTGGTGAGGCTGGGCAGCGCCAGCACCGTGGACACCTCCACCCGCCTGCCGACCTTCATGCCCAGCGCACGCAGCCAGACCGGGGTGATCAGGCTGGCGTAGAGCGGGAAGAGGGTCTCCCGGGCAAGGTCCATCAGCTGGGTGACCGTCCACGACTGCCAGCCGATCCGGCCGTGCAGCGGATGCCACCCGGGGCGCAGGCCGAGGCTGAGCAGGCGGACGGCGGCGACCAGCAACGCGGCGTACGCCAGCCCGAAGGCCAAGGTGGCGGGCGCCAGCGCGATCAGCGCACTGCATATGGCGCCGCCCAGGCTGTCGCCCGGGGTGAGGAAGCAGCTCGCGACCGCCAGCGCCGCGATGCCCGCGGCCACCTGCAACAGGGTGAGTCCGGCGCTGCTCACCCCGTACAGCAACGCCCACCGGGCCCGGCGCGGGGGACGCCGCTTGGGCCACCGGCGTTCGGCCTTGCCCAGCTTGACGGCCGGGGCGCCGCCCCAGCGCTGACCGGTCGGCACCCGGCCGGTGACGGCGGAACCGGGCGCGACCCGGGCCCGCTTGCCCACCCGGGCGCCGGGGAAGAGCGTGCTGCGGGTACCGACCACCGCGCCGGACCCGATCTTCACCGGACCGACCTCCAGCCGGTCCCCGTCCAGCCAGTAGCCGGACAGGTCCACCTCCGCCTCGACCGCACACCCCCGACCCAGCTTGAGCATCCCGGTGACCGGCGGCGGGGAGTGCAGATCGGCATCCGGTCCGATACGGGCGCCCAGCGCGCGGGCGTAGTGGACGAGCCACGCCCCGGACAGGAAGACCGCCCCGCTCAGCTCGGCGAGCCGCTCGGCGGCCCACAGCCGCAGATGCACGCTGCCGCCGCGCGGATAGCTGCCGGACCGCAGCCCGCGGAGCAACAGCCGGGCACCACCGGCGGCGACCGCCAGCCTGCCCGGTGGGCTGAAGCACAGCAGACCGCCCGCCGCCACCCACCACCAGGAGGCCGTGGGCGCCCACGGATAGCTTCCGAACCACGAAAGGACGTTCCCCAGGGCCAGCAGCCCGACCGTCCAGCGCAGCCCGACCAGGGTGAAGAGCGGCACCAGCAGCAGCAGTTGGACGACCTGGGCGCGGGTGGGGACGGGGGCGATCCGCCGCGCCCCGCTGTCGCTCCGCGCGGAGCGCTCCAGCAGCCGGGCCAGCTTGCGCAGGGTGGGCTGCTGGTAGATGTTGCGGACCGCGGCTGCCGGATAGCGGTCCCGCAGCAGGGTGGTGAGCTTGGCGGCCGCCAGACTGCCGCCGCCCATCGCGAAGAAGTCGTCCCTGGCACTGACGACCGGCACCCCGAGGATCTCGCTCCACTGCTTGGCAAGCCATGCCTCGGTGCCGTGGAGCTGCTCGGCCGCGCCCGCGGCGCCGAGGCCCGGACCTGCCGTCTTGGGCAGCGGCCAGGGCAGCCGGTCCCGGTCCACCTTGCCGGAGGTCCGGGTGGGCAGCGTCTCAACGCGGGCGAGCAGTGGCACCAGGGCGGCGGGCAGCTCCGCGCGCAGCCGCTCGACGGCCGCCGCCCGGCTCCAGCCCTCCCCGGCCACCACATAGCCGACCAGCACCTGATGGCCGTTCCCGGTCGTCCGCACGGCGGCCGCGGCACCGGTGACGCCCGGAAGTGTCTGCAACGCCGCGTCCACCTCGCCGAGTTCGATCCGCCGCCCGCCGAGCTTGATCTGCTCGTCGCCGCGCCCCAGGAAGACCAGCCCCTCCGGCTCGGCCCGTACGAGGTCACCGCTGCGATAGGCGCGGTCCCACCCCAGAGACTCCAGCGGCGCGAACTTCTCGGCGTCCAAACTGGGGTCCAGGTAGCGCGCCAGTCCGGTCCCGCCGATGACCAACTGGCCGCTGCCGCCCAGGGCGACCGGCAGCTGCGCCTCGTCCACCACAGCCAACTGCCAGCCGTCCAGGGGAAGTCCGATCCGCACCGGCCCTTCGCCTGTGAGCAGCGACGCACAGGTCACCACGGTCGCCTCGGTCGGCCCGTAGGTGTTCCACACCTCCCGCCCCTCGGTCACCAGCCGCTCCACCAGCTCCGGCGGACACGCTTCACCCCCGAAGATCAGCAGCCGGACGTCGTTGAGGGCCTCGGCCGGCCACAGCGCGGCGAGCGTGGGCACCGTGGACACCACCGTGATCTCCTGCTCCACGAGCCAGGGGCCGAGCGCGGCGCCACCACGGACCTGAGAACGCGGTACCGGGACCAGACAGGCGCCGTACCGCCAGGCGAGCCACATCTCCTCGCACGAGGCGTCAAACGCGACCGAGAGACCGGCCATCACCCGATCGCCCGGCCCGATCGGTTCCTCCTGCAGGAAGAGCGCCGCCTCGGCATCGACAAAGGCCGCCGCATTACGGTGCGTGACGGCGACGCCCTTGGGCCGGCCGGTGGAACCAGAGGTGAAGATGACCCAGGCGTCGTCGTCCGGGCGTGGTGGGGCCTGAGGGTGGGTGGGGTCGGCGGGGCCGATGGGGGCTGTGGCGGTGGCGGGATCTGAGATGGCGGCCGGATCTGAGATGGCGGCCGGATCTGAGGTGGCGGTCGGACCGCCCGTCATGGTCAGCCGGCGCCCGGCGCCCAGGACGGCGCACACCGCCGCCTCGGCGAACACCAGCTCCGCGCGCTCCTCCGGGTCCTCGGCGTCCACCGGCACATACGCGGCGCCCGCCATGAGCACCGCCAGGATGCAGACGTACAGGTCATTGGTGCCGGACGGCACCCGCACCCCCACGCGGTCGCCCACCCCGATCCCGCCCGCGGCCAGCCGCCTGCGCAGGCTCTCCGCCTCGTCGGCCAGCTCCCGGTAGCTGAGCCTGGACCGGCCGTCGTCCAGCGCCGGCTCCTGCGGATGGGCCAGGACGGTGGCCTCCAGCACGTCCACGAGCGTCCGCGCCACGGGGGCCGGCCGCCCGGCGAACACCGCGAGCGGACCATCCGCACCGTCGCCCTGGGGCCCCTGGTCCCGTTCAGGCCCCTGATCCCGCAGCAGACAACTCTGCGCCACCTCAACCATGCGTTCCTCGTCCCCTCGATCCCCCCTTCCGCGGCCGTGGTCCGGCCCTGGTGAACCCCGAGGTGCGCCGGTGCCGGTCATCCCGACCGACATCCCAGCAGTACGAACTGCCCAATATTAACCTAGACTTCACTTACACGAACTATCGGACGAAAGTCAGCGCAGCGGTCACTCACGC contains these protein-coding regions:
- a CDS encoding M1 family metallopeptidase, whose product is MSSEQGAAAGADPYFPAHGDVRYRVQHYELALEYWPLPNRLHASARLNAVAGSEPLPEFALDLAGFRIGRLLVNGRRARYRHRMGKLHIRPPRPLTPGEAFTVEVRYTGNPQPTDSQWGGLGWEELTDGALVASQPVGAPSWYPCNDRPADKASYRISVTAPSPYTVVAGGRLLSRTTRASRTTWVYEQSAPTSSYLVTVSIGKYRPVSLVHDPAPTPEPHRSEPDSGQPPEPRRARRAVPQTAYVPDRLIPLFAEDFARQPLMMEYFEDTFGRYPFGEYTVVVADEDLEVPVEAQGLATFGANHLDGTRTWERLVAHELAHQWFGNSVSIGDWRHIWLNEGFAKYAEWLWSEHAGGPAAGAHALTAHLFLTDLPQDLRLADPGRNLMFDDRLYQRGGLVVHALRCTLGEDAFFRMLKDWAVWHRHGTVVTADFTAHAQQYAAEPLDGFFDAWLREPAVPPLPHSVTPAPPAHRPITPPTDGGRP
- a CDS encoding Pls/PosA family non-ribosomal peptide synthetase translates to MVEVAQSCLLRDQGPERDQGPQGDGADGPLAVFAGRPAPVARTLVDVLEATVLAHPQEPALDDGRSRLSYRELADEAESLRRRLAAGGIGVGDRVGVRVPSGTNDLYVCILAVLMAGAAYVPVDAEDPEERAELVFAEAAVCAVLGAGRRLTMTGGPTATSDPAAISDPAAISDPATATAPIGPADPTHPQAPPRPDDDAWVIFTSGSTGRPKGVAVTHRNAAAFVDAEAALFLQEEPIGPGDRVMAGLSVAFDASCEEMWLAWRYGACLVPVPRSQVRGGAALGPWLVEQEITVVSTVPTLAALWPAEALNDVRLLIFGGEACPPELVERLVTEGREVWNTYGPTEATVVTCASLLTGEGPVRIGLPLDGWQLAVVDEAQLPVALGGSGQLVIGGTGLARYLDPSLDAEKFAPLESLGWDRAYRSGDLVRAEPEGLVFLGRGDEQIKLGGRRIELGEVDAALQTLPGVTGAAAAVRTTGNGHQVLVGYVVAGEGWSRAAAVERLRAELPAALVPLLARVETLPTRTSGKVDRDRLPWPLPKTAGPGLGAAGAAEQLHGTEAWLAKQWSEILGVPVVSARDDFFAMGGGSLAAAKLTTLLRDRYPAAAVRNIYQQPTLRKLARLLERSARSDSGARRIAPVPTRAQVVQLLLLVPLFTLVGLRWTVGLLALGNVLSWFGSYPWAPTASWWWVAAGGLLCFSPPGRLAVAAGGARLLLRGLRSGSYPRGGSVHLRLWAAERLAELSGAVFLSGAWLVHYARALGARIGPDADLHSPPPVTGMLKLGRGCAVEAEVDLSGYWLDGDRLEVGPVKIGSGAVVGTRSTLFPGARVGKRARVAPGSAVTGRVPTGQRWGGAPAVKLGKAERRWPKRRPPRRARWALLYGVSSAGLTLLQVAAGIAALAVASCFLTPGDSLGGAICSALIALAPATLAFGLAYAALLVAAVRLLSLGLRPGWHPLHGRIGWQSWTVTQLMDLARETLFPLYASLITPVWLRALGMKVGRRVEVSTVLALPSLTRVGDRAFLADDALVAPYALGGGWLRIGVAKIGERAFLGNSGMTASGRAVPEGGLVGVLSATPKKAKKGSSYLGMPPIRLPRSATAADQSRTYDPPARLVWARGLVEACRLLPVLVSAALGTLTLAALALLATTGSPALAALLSGLVLLAAGAVACGVSMAAKWLLVGRFRAVERPLWSRFVWRAELADTFVEMLAVPWLVGAVPGTPLMNLWLRGLGAGVGRGVWCESYWLPEADLVTLEAAVSVNRGCVLQTHLFHDRIMRMDTVMLREGATLGPGGIVLPGSTIGARSTLGPASLVMGAETVPAGTRWLGNPIEAW